In Gordonia iterans, the following proteins share a genomic window:
- a CDS encoding dolichyl-phosphate-mannose--protein mannosyltransferase: protein MADRATVAPRAPVEALGTAPGPEIPEPVFGASDRDRGAVVGLVLVVLAFVTRFWDLTHPTDKGTPVFDEKHYVPQGWQVLTGGGLIEDNPAYGLVVHPPVGKWMLAIGEALFGYNPMGWRFTAAVSGVVIVLAIYLCVRRMTRSTLIGAIAGLFAICDGVLFVQSRMGMLDIFQALFVVVAFAALIADRDQVRERMDRVYREGRIHDSVFGPRMGFRWYRFAAGVSLGLACGTKWSGIYFVIVYTVLSLWFDVQARKAYHVTRPWRGALLRDGVPTVASLAVLPVLIYLATFAVWFRSETSVYRYVVGTEVGTDGPWAWVPAALRSFWYYESGILEFHAGLTNAAGNDHPWESKPWTWPMALRPMLYAISYGPDQCGGGDCIRAQMLIGTPALWWLALPMLAWALWRAIFRRDWRYQAVLAAYLAGILPWFAEIDRQMYFFYATAIAPFLVMGLALCCGDVLAAAARGRYSQGRILAVAGVSLYVTLVVANFAFAWPVLTGAPISNEWWNVQLWLPSWT, encoded by the coding sequence CTGGCCGATCGCGCGACCGTCGCACCCCGCGCGCCCGTCGAGGCCCTCGGCACCGCACCCGGTCCGGAGATCCCCGAGCCGGTGTTCGGCGCGAGCGACCGCGACCGCGGCGCCGTGGTCGGGCTGGTCCTCGTCGTCCTGGCGTTCGTCACGCGCTTCTGGGATCTGACGCATCCCACCGACAAGGGCACTCCGGTGTTCGACGAGAAGCACTACGTGCCGCAGGGCTGGCAGGTGCTGACCGGCGGCGGGCTGATCGAGGACAACCCCGCTTACGGACTGGTGGTGCATCCGCCGGTCGGCAAGTGGATGCTGGCGATCGGCGAGGCGCTGTTCGGCTACAACCCGATGGGCTGGCGCTTCACCGCGGCCGTGTCCGGCGTGGTGATCGTGCTGGCGATCTACCTGTGCGTGCGGCGGATGACCCGATCGACGCTCATCGGTGCGATCGCCGGGCTGTTCGCGATCTGCGACGGTGTGCTGTTCGTCCAGTCCCGGATGGGCATGCTCGACATCTTCCAGGCGCTGTTCGTCGTCGTCGCCTTCGCCGCGCTGATCGCCGACCGTGACCAGGTGCGCGAGCGCATGGACCGCGTCTATCGCGAGGGCCGGATCCACGACAGCGTCTTCGGCCCTCGGATGGGCTTCCGCTGGTACCGCTTCGCCGCGGGCGTCAGCCTCGGTCTGGCCTGCGGCACCAAGTGGTCGGGCATCTACTTCGTCATCGTCTACACGGTGCTGTCGCTCTGGTTCGACGTCCAGGCGCGCAAGGCCTATCACGTCACCCGTCCCTGGCGGGGTGCGCTGCTGCGCGACGGCGTCCCCACCGTCGCCTCCCTCGCCGTGCTCCCGGTGCTGATCTACCTGGCGACCTTCGCCGTCTGGTTCCGTTCGGAGACCTCGGTCTATCGCTACGTGGTGGGTACCGAGGTGGGAACCGACGGACCGTGGGCGTGGGTCCCGGCCGCGTTGCGTTCGTTCTGGTACTACGAGTCCGGGATCCTGGAGTTCCACGCCGGCCTCACCAACGCCGCGGGCAACGACCACCCGTGGGAGTCCAAGCCCTGGACCTGGCCGATGGCGCTGCGGCCGATGCTCTACGCGATCTCGTACGGCCCGGATCAATGCGGCGGCGGCGATTGCATCCGGGCCCAGATGCTGATCGGCACGCCGGCGCTGTGGTGGCTGGCGCTGCCGATGCTCGCGTGGGCGTTGTGGCGGGCGATCTTCCGGCGAGACTGGCGATATCAGGCGGTGCTCGCGGCCTATCTCGCCGGGATCCTTCCGTGGTTCGCTGAGATCGACCGCCAGATGTACTTCTTCTACGCCACGGCGATCGCACCGTTCCTGGTGATGGGGCTCGCCCTGTGCTGCGGCGACGTCCTCGCCGCGGCCGCGCGTGGCAGATACTCCCAGGGCCGGATCCTCGCTGTGGCCGGGGTCAGCCTGTACGTCACGCTCGTGGTCGCCAACTTCGCCTTCGCCTGGCCCGTGCTGACCGGGGCGCCGATCAGCAACGAGTGGTGGAACGTACAGCTCTGGTTGCCCAGCTGGACCTGA
- the rsmI gene encoding 16S rRNA (cytidine(1402)-2'-O)-methyltransferase, with protein MVEEGRLTQVSGALVLAGTPMGQPGDASPRLREALATADVVAAEDTRRARSLAAALEVAIGGRLVSYYDHVEAQRAPQLVEAIAGGATVLLITDAGMPSVSDPGFRLVSACAEAGLRVTCLPGPSAVTTALALSALPSERFCFDGFAPRKPGARRDWLASLRSEPRTVVFFESPHRLAQTLADAAEVLGADRRAAVCRELTKTYEEVRRGGLAELAAWAADGVKGEITVVVAGASEFDAEADLDAVAARAAELAEEGARLKDACEQAASGTPFSKREIYEAVLSSRRDS; from the coding sequence ATGGTAGAGGAAGGTAGGTTGACTCAGGTGAGTGGAGCACTGGTGCTGGCCGGCACACCGATGGGGCAGCCCGGCGATGCGTCGCCGCGGCTGCGGGAGGCGCTGGCGACGGCCGACGTCGTCGCCGCCGAGGACACCCGGCGCGCTCGTTCACTGGCGGCGGCCCTCGAGGTGGCCATCGGCGGCCGCCTGGTCAGCTACTACGACCACGTCGAGGCGCAGCGCGCTCCCCAGCTGGTGGAGGCGATCGCCGGAGGGGCGACGGTGCTGCTGATCACCGACGCCGGCATGCCGTCGGTCAGCGACCCCGGGTTCCGGCTGGTCTCCGCGTGCGCGGAAGCCGGGTTGAGGGTGACGTGCCTCCCCGGCCCGTCCGCGGTGACCACGGCGCTCGCACTCTCGGCGTTGCCGTCCGAGCGCTTCTGCTTCGACGGCTTCGCACCGCGGAAGCCGGGGGCCCGCCGGGACTGGCTGGCGTCGCTGCGCTCGGAGCCGCGCACCGTCGTCTTCTTCGAGTCGCCGCACCGCCTCGCGCAGACGCTCGCCGATGCGGCCGAGGTGCTGGGCGCAGATCGCCGGGCCGCAGTGTGCCGGGAGCTGACGAAGACCTACGAAGAGGTACGACGAGGAGGGCTCGCCGAGCTCGCCGCGTGGGCCGCCGACGGGGTGAAGGGGGAGATCACCGTCGTCGTCGCCGGTGCTTCCGAGTTCGATGCCGAGGCCGATCTGGACGCGGTGGCTGCGCGGGCCGCCGAACTCGCCGAGGAGGGGGCACGCTTGAAGGACGCGTGCGAGCAGGCCGCGTCCGGCACCCCGTTCAGCAAGCGCGAGATCTACGAGGCGGTCCTGTCCTCGCGTCGCGACTCGTGA
- a CDS encoding GIY-YIG nuclease family protein — protein MGAYVYILRCADGSLYVGSTRDLGPRIEQHQSGRGAAYTAKRLPVELAFSQEFECISDAWAMERKLHGWSRAKRQAVIDGRFDLLPGLSTRRSAKRSTPE, from the coding sequence ATGGGGGCTTACGTGTACATACTCAGATGCGCGGACGGCAGCTTGTACGTCGGGAGCACGCGGGATCTCGGGCCGCGCATCGAGCAGCATCAGAGCGGCCGCGGCGCGGCCTATACGGCCAAGCGGCTCCCGGTGGAGCTCGCCTTCAGCCAGGAGTTCGAGTGCATCTCCGACGCATGGGCGATGGAGCGCAAGCTGCACGGCTGGAGTCGGGCGAAGCGTCAAGCGGTGATCGACGGACGGTTCGACCTGCTGCCAGGGTTGTCGACCCGGCGCTCGGCGAAGCGCTCGACGCCGGAGTGA